Proteins encoded in a region of the Pseudomonas shahriarae genome:
- a CDS encoding LON peptidase substrate-binding domain-containing protein: MSLALFPLNTVLFPGCTLDLQLFEARYLDMISRCMKKGEGFGVVCILDGQEVGLAPDGYALMGCEALIRDFKQQDNGLLGIRVEGGRRFRVREAQVQRDQLLVADVEWLQEQPERPLDEEDADLLALLQALAEHPMVASLDMGADVHGQQELGNRLAYLLPFTDADKIELLQLDDPVLRLDAIQVLLDELQGELFA, from the coding sequence ATGAGTCTGGCGCTGTTCCCTCTCAATACTGTGCTGTTTCCAGGTTGCACACTCGACCTGCAGCTGTTCGAGGCGCGCTACCTGGACATGATCAGTCGCTGTATGAAAAAGGGCGAAGGCTTTGGCGTGGTGTGCATCCTCGATGGCCAGGAAGTCGGTCTCGCGCCGGACGGCTATGCATTGATGGGGTGCGAAGCGCTGATTCGGGATTTCAAGCAGCAGGACAATGGCCTGCTGGGGATCCGTGTCGAGGGTGGGCGCAGGTTTCGGGTGCGGGAGGCGCAGGTCCAGCGCGATCAACTACTGGTCGCCGATGTCGAGTGGCTGCAAGAGCAGCCCGAGCGCCCGTTGGATGAGGAAGACGCCGACCTGTTGGCCCTGCTGCAGGCATTGGCCGAGCATCCGATGGTCGCCTCACTGGATATGGGCGCCGACGTGCACGGGCAGCAGGAACTGGGCAACCGCCTGGCCTACCTGTTGCCGTTTACCGACGCCGACAAGATCGAGCTGCTGCAGCTCGACGATCCGGTGCTGCGCCTGGATGCGATTCAGGTGCTGCTGGATGAATTGCAGGGCGAGCTGTTCGCTTGA
- a CDS encoding LrgB family protein → MTFDWQGAWAAVIHHPLFGIGITLGAYQLVLAGFEKTRWIFLQPVLVSMLLVIGVLLGCGLTYVEYRKSTEIMSILLGPATVALAVPLYLNLRRIRQLFWPIFTTLVVGGVFATGLCIGLGWWFGAEHMVLMTMAPKSVTSPIAMLVAEQIGGVAALAAVFVLITGVIGAMIGPAFLSYLGVHTPEARGMALGMTAHAVGTSVALQESEECGAFAALAMSLMGVATAVFLPLAVSLAI, encoded by the coding sequence ATGACCTTCGATTGGCAGGGCGCGTGGGCTGCGGTGATCCACCATCCCTTGTTTGGCATCGGCATTACCCTGGGCGCCTATCAACTGGTGCTGGCGGGGTTCGAGAAAACTCGCTGGATCTTCCTGCAACCGGTGCTGGTCTCGATGTTGCTGGTGATCGGCGTGTTGCTGGGGTGCGGCCTGACCTATGTCGAATACCGCAAAAGTACCGAGATCATGAGCATCCTGCTGGGCCCGGCCACCGTGGCACTGGCGGTGCCGCTGTACCTGAACCTGCGACGGATTCGCCAGTTGTTCTGGCCGATTTTTACTACGCTGGTGGTGGGGGGCGTGTTTGCCACTGGCCTGTGCATTGGGCTGGGTTGGTGGTTTGGCGCCGAACACATGGTGCTGATGACCATGGCGCCCAAGTCGGTGACCTCGCCCATCGCCATGCTGGTGGCCGAGCAGATCGGCGGCGTCGCGGCACTGGCGGCGGTGTTCGTGCTGATCACCGGGGTCATCGGGGCGATGATCGGGCCGGCCTTTCTGTCGTATCTGGGCGTGCACACCCCGGAGGCGCGGGGCATGGCCCTGGGCATGACCGCCCACGCGGTCGGCACCTCGGTGGCCTTGCAGGAAAGCGAGGAGTGTGGCGCCTTTGCGGCATTGGCGATGAGTTTGATGGGCGTGGCTACGGCAGTATTCCTGCCATTGGCCGTGTCTTTGGCGATTTAA
- a CDS encoding CidA/LrgA family protein, with amino-acid sequence MLLRGLTWLVLFQLLGTAINHLFLPVLPGPIVGLLLLLAYLVWRGEVGEPLSLAAGSLLRYLPLLLVPPAVGVMVYAKDIAADFWAIVGALVLSLVIAMAFVGVLMQKLVKRQAQREEGQ; translated from the coding sequence ATGTTGTTACGCGGTTTGACATGGCTGGTGTTGTTTCAATTGCTGGGCACGGCAATCAATCACTTGTTCCTGCCGGTTTTGCCGGGGCCGATTGTCGGCCTGCTGTTGCTGCTGGCGTATCTGGTGTGGCGCGGCGAGGTCGGTGAGCCACTGAGCCTGGCGGCCGGCAGCCTGTTGCGTTACCTGCCGTTGCTGCTGGTGCCGCCGGCAGTGGGGGTGATGGTGTATGCCAAGGACATTGCCGCCGACTTCTGGGCCATCGTCGGGGCGCTGGTGTTGTCGCTGGTGATTGCCATGGCCTTTGTCGGCGTGCTCATGCAAAAGCTGGTCAAGCGCCAGGCACAGCGGGAGGAGGGGCAATGA
- a CDS encoding MaoC family dehydratase encodes MPFVPVAQLNEYVGKELGRSAWLTIDQERINLFAEATGDFQFIHVDPVKAAQTPFGSTIAHGFLSLSLIPKLIEDILIMPEGLKMAVNYGLDSVRFIQPVKVNSKVRLAVTLTDATEKKPGQWLLKASCTLEIDGQEKPAYIAESLSLCFV; translated from the coding sequence ATGCCCTTTGTACCTGTAGCGCAACTCAATGAATATGTCGGCAAGGAACTGGGACGTTCCGCATGGCTCACCATCGACCAGGAGCGTATCAACCTGTTCGCGGAAGCGACCGGCGATTTTCAGTTCATCCACGTCGACCCGGTAAAAGCCGCCCAGACTCCGTTTGGCAGCACCATCGCCCATGGCTTTCTGTCGCTGTCGCTGATCCCCAAATTGATCGAAGACATCCTGATCATGCCCGAGGGTTTGAAGATGGCGGTCAACTACGGCCTGGACAGCGTGCGCTTTATCCAGCCGGTGAAAGTCAACTCCAAGGTACGCCTGGCGGTGACCCTCACCGACGCCACCGAGAAAAAGCCTGGCCAGTGGCTGCTCAAGGCCAGCTGCACCCTGGAAATCGACGGCCAGGAAAAACCGGCCTACATCGCCGAGTCGCTGTCACTGTGCTTCGTCTGA
- a CDS encoding C13 family peptidase, translating into MRPLVPLALALLLTACGDGESLLPPDARLPDGGRYRGDVVDGLLQGQGRVDYPNGSWYAGQFDKGQWHGQGEWHGSNGEVYKGQFQQGLFDGQGTLTTAANTYVGGFKQGRRNGEGTLKEGQMTYRGEFKDDQYSGLGRLELPDGSQYQGQFAHGKPNGEGQRNDDSGNQFSGRFVNGQLEGNGTFNSAEGDMYVGHFKQNQLNGKGRYENADGDVWTGEFREGALSGKGELTGVDGSHYIGYFSDWRFTGEGRLNLSDGSFYIGGFDNDSYHGQGTLVLTDGTVQAGTWANGLRVRDADGKLLPDTLEVGVLAQGRLLDDALAAVPASTPAVELYSLVVAGDGKQSVFLREADYVSNLLSSRFGARGQIRLVNHRDHIAYRPMATRESLRRAVQTLAERAGPEDLVFIYLTSHGTHEHQLVLDQPRMELADLPSDELAAVMAPLKNRDKVIVISACYSGGFIPALKDEHTLIMTASRADRVSFGCSEEADFTYFGDALFAQALTQTDDLLHAFKLAQRHVTEREMADNFEASEPQIWAPKSVIARWQQLRKQQARKALESVSINSKEAKSN; encoded by the coding sequence ATGCGCCCACTCGTCCCCCTTGCTCTCGCCTTGTTGCTCACCGCTTGCGGCGACGGCGAATCCCTGTTGCCGCCCGATGCCCGGCTGCCGGACGGTGGGCGTTATCGCGGGGATGTAGTCGATGGGCTGCTGCAAGGCCAGGGCCGGGTGGACTACCCCAACGGCAGTTGGTACGCCGGGCAATTCGACAAAGGCCAATGGCACGGCCAGGGCGAATGGCATGGCAGCAATGGCGAGGTTTATAAAGGCCAGTTCCAGCAGGGCCTGTTCGATGGCCAGGGCACCCTGACCACGGCGGCCAACACCTACGTCGGCGGCTTCAAGCAAGGCCGGCGCAACGGCGAAGGCACCCTCAAAGAGGGGCAAATGACCTATCGCGGCGAATTCAAAGACGACCAATACTCCGGCCTCGGCCGCCTGGAACTGCCCGACGGCAGCCAGTACCAGGGCCAATTTGCCCACGGCAAGCCCAACGGCGAAGGCCAGCGCAACGACGACAGCGGCAACCAGTTCAGCGGCCGTTTCGTCAATGGCCAACTGGAAGGCAACGGTACCTTCAACAGCGCCGAAGGCGACATGTACGTCGGCCACTTCAAGCAGAACCAACTCAACGGCAAGGGTCGTTACGAAAACGCCGACGGCGACGTGTGGACCGGTGAGTTCCGCGAAGGCGCCCTGAGCGGCAAGGGTGAGCTGACCGGCGTGGACGGCAGCCATTACATCGGGTACTTCAGTGACTGGCGCTTTACCGGTGAGGGGCGCCTGAACCTCAGCGATGGCAGCTTCTACATCGGCGGCTTCGACAACGACAGCTATCACGGCCAAGGCACCCTGGTACTCACCGATGGCACGGTGCAAGCAGGGACCTGGGCCAACGGCCTGCGCGTACGCGATGCCGACGGCAAGCTGTTGCCCGACACCCTGGAAGTCGGGGTGCTGGCCCAGGGCCGCTTGCTCGACGACGCCCTCGCCGCCGTGCCGGCATCCACCCCGGCTGTCGAGCTGTACAGCCTGGTGGTGGCCGGTGACGGCAAGCAAAGCGTATTCCTGCGCGAGGCCGACTACGTCAGCAACCTACTGAGCAGCCGCTTCGGCGCCCGCGGGCAGATCCGCCTGGTCAACCACCGCGACCATATCGCCTACCGCCCGATGGCGACCCGCGAAAGCCTGCGCCGCGCCGTGCAGACCCTGGCCGAGCGCGCCGGCCCCGAAGACCTGGTGTTTATCTACCTGACCAGCCACGGCACCCACGAACATCAACTGGTGCTCGACCAACCGCGCATGGAGCTGGCCGACCTGCCGAGCGACGAGCTGGCGGCGGTGATGGCGCCGCTGAAAAACCGCGACAAAGTCATCGTGATTTCCGCCTGCTACTCCGGCGGTTTCATCCCGGCGCTCAAGGATGAACACACCCTGATCATGACCGCCTCCCGCGCCGACCGCGTGTCGTTTGGCTGCTCGGAAGAAGCCGACTTCACCTACTTTGGCGACGCCCTGTTCGCCCAGGCCCTGACCCAGACCGACGATTTGCTGCACGCCTTCAAGCTGGCCCAACGGCATGTGACCGAACGGGAAATGGCGGACAACTTCGAAGCCTCCGAACCACAGATCTGGGCCCCCAAGAGTGTGATCGCCCGTTGGCAACAATTACGTAAACAGCAGGCACGAAAGGCGCTGGAAAGCGTCTCTATCAATAGCAAGGAAGCAAAGAGCAACTAA
- a CDS encoding oxidoreductase has product MYLTPQHILLAGASGLTGEHLLDRLLNEPTVTRVLAPSRRPLAEHPRLENLVGDPSTLLPQLSGRVDLAFCCLGTTLKQAGSEQAFRAVDLDLVVAFGKRAREMGARHLIVISAIGADPKSSVFYNRVKGEMEQALQAQGWPQLTIVRPSLLLGERLETRLAEKLAGPLSRLIPGKYRGIEVCELARAMWRLALEEQDGVRIVESDELRKLGK; this is encoded by the coding sequence ATGTACTTGACGCCTCAGCATATATTGCTTGCCGGAGCCTCGGGCTTGACCGGGGAACATCTGCTGGACCGCCTGCTCAACGAGCCTACCGTCACCCGCGTATTGGCGCCCAGCCGCCGGCCACTGGCCGAACACCCGCGCCTGGAAAACCTGGTCGGCGACCCCAGCACATTGCTGCCACAACTGAGCGGCCGGGTCGACCTGGCCTTCTGCTGCCTGGGCACCACGCTTAAGCAGGCAGGTTCCGAGCAGGCGTTCCGCGCCGTAGACCTGGACCTGGTGGTGGCGTTCGGCAAGCGCGCCCGGGAGATGGGTGCACGGCATCTGATCGTGATCAGCGCGATAGGCGCCGACCCCAAATCCTCGGTGTTCTATAACCGGGTCAAGGGTGAGATGGAGCAGGCCTTGCAGGCTCAGGGCTGGCCACAACTGACCATCGTGCGGCCCTCGCTGCTACTGGGCGAGCGCCTGGAGACACGCTTGGCGGAGAAACTCGCAGGGCCGTTGTCGCGGCTGATTCCCGGCAAGTATCGTGGCATCGAAGTGTGCGAGCTGGCCCGGGCCATGTGGCGCCTGGCCCTGGAGGAGCAGGACGGGGTGCGGATTGTCGAGTCGGATGAGTTGCGTAAGCTCGGCAAGTGA
- a CDS encoding YceK/YidQ family lipoprotein: protein MNKVLLIVLGLQLAGCATVRTLDAAKPGAPVVYAGTRLDLYAMQGGCCAMDRFGAEAPSYPGLDLPASALLDTLLLPLSALTVLGVGFNATGGL, encoded by the coding sequence ATGAATAAAGTCCTGCTGATCGTGCTGGGCCTGCAACTGGCAGGCTGCGCCACCGTACGCACCCTGGATGCGGCGAAACCCGGTGCGCCGGTGGTGTATGCGGGCACGCGCCTGGATCTGTATGCGATGCAGGGTGGTTGCTGTGCCATGGACCGTTTTGGCGCCGAAGCGCCGAGCTACCCGGGCCTCGACCTGCCGGCCAGCGCGCTGCTCGACACGCTGCTGTTGCCGCTGTCGGCGTTGACGGTATTGGGGGTTGGGTTTAATGCGACGGGTGGGTTGTAG
- the ubiX gene encoding flavin prenyltransferase UbiX — protein MSGPERITLAMTGASGAPYGLRLLDCLVREDREVHFLISKAAQLVMATETDVSLPPKVQMMQAFLTEYTGAAAGQIKVYGKEDWMSPVASGSGAPAAMVVVPCSTGTLSAIATGACNNLIERAADVTLKERRQLILVPREAPYSSIHLEHMLKLSNMGVTILPASPGFYHQPQTIDDLVDFVVARILNLLNIPQDMLPRWGEHHLSSDE, from the coding sequence ATGAGCGGGCCGGAGCGCATCACCCTGGCGATGACCGGCGCCTCCGGCGCGCCCTATGGCTTGCGTTTGCTCGATTGCCTGGTGCGCGAAGACCGCGAGGTGCATTTCCTGATTTCCAAGGCTGCGCAATTGGTGATGGCCACCGAGACTGACGTCTCGCTGCCGCCCAAGGTGCAGATGATGCAGGCCTTCCTGACCGAATACACCGGTGCGGCGGCGGGGCAGATCAAGGTCTATGGCAAGGAAGACTGGATGTCGCCCGTGGCCTCCGGCTCCGGTGCGCCGGCGGCAATGGTGGTGGTGCCGTGTTCCACCGGCACCCTGTCGGCGATCGCCACCGGTGCCTGCAACAATCTGATCGAGCGCGCGGCGGACGTGACCTTGAAGGAGCGCCGCCAGTTGATCCTGGTGCCGCGCGAGGCGCCGTATTCGAGCATTCACCTGGAGCACATGCTCAAACTGTCGAATATGGGCGTGACCATCCTGCCGGCGTCGCCGGGCTTTTATCACCAGCCGCAGACCATTGATGACCTGGTGGATTTCGTGGTGGCACGGATTCTCAACTTGCTGAACATCCCCCAGGACATGTTGCCGCGCTGGGGTGAGCATCATTTGAGCAGCGATGAATAA
- the mpl gene encoding UDP-N-acetylmuramate:L-alanyl-gamma-D-glutamyl-meso-diaminopimelate ligase, giving the protein MHIHILGICGTFMGSMAVLAKELGHHVTGSDANVYPPMSTQLQAQGIELTQGYDPAQFDPVPDLVVIGNAMSRGNPAVEYVLNKGLPYVSGPQWLADHVLQGRWVLAVAGTHGKTTTSSMLAWVLEHAGMSPGFLIGGVPQNFSVSARLGDTPFFVIEADEYDSAFFDKRSKFVHYRPRTAILNNLEFDHADIFPDLPAIERQFHHLVRTIPSEGLVIHPTTEPALQRVIEMGCWTPVQTTGAGGQWQVKLLSEDGSQFEVLFEGEAQGIVDWDMTGQHNVANALVTLAAARHVGVVPAMGIAALSAFKSVKRRMEKVAEVNGITIYDDFAHHPTAIATTLDGLRKRVGDAPVIAIIEPRSNSMKLGAHRDGLPESVNDADQVVWYAPANLGWDLAAVARLCTVPSIVSDSLEGIIERVKSQAKPGTHVVIMSNGGFGGLHGKLAEALQ; this is encoded by the coding sequence ATGCACATTCATATTCTCGGTATTTGCGGCACCTTCATGGGCTCAATGGCGGTCCTGGCCAAAGAGCTGGGGCATCATGTCACCGGCTCCGATGCCAATGTCTATCCGCCCATGAGCACGCAGTTGCAGGCCCAGGGCATTGAGCTGACCCAGGGTTACGACCCGGCGCAATTCGATCCGGTCCCGGACCTGGTGGTGATCGGCAATGCCATGTCCCGTGGCAACCCTGCCGTGGAGTACGTGCTGAACAAAGGCCTGCCCTATGTGTCCGGCCCGCAATGGCTGGCCGATCACGTGCTGCAGGGCCGCTGGGTGCTGGCGGTAGCCGGTACCCATGGCAAGACCACCACCAGCAGCATGCTGGCCTGGGTGTTGGAGCATGCAGGCATGAGCCCCGGCTTCCTGATCGGCGGCGTGCCACAGAATTTCTCGGTGTCGGCGCGTTTGGGCGATACACCGTTTTTTGTGATCGAGGCCGATGAATACGACAGCGCCTTCTTCGACAAGCGCTCCAAGTTCGTTCACTACCGCCCGCGCACGGCGATTTTGAACAACCTGGAGTTCGATCATGCGGACATCTTCCCTGATCTGCCGGCCATCGAGCGGCAATTCCACCATCTGGTACGCACCATTCCCAGCGAAGGCCTGGTGATTCACCCCACCACCGAGCCGGCTTTGCAGCGCGTGATCGAGATGGGCTGCTGGACGCCGGTACAAACCACTGGCGCCGGCGGGCAGTGGCAGGTCAAGTTGTTGAGCGAGGATGGTAGCCAATTCGAAGTGCTGTTTGAGGGCGAGGCCCAAGGCATCGTCGATTGGGACATGACCGGCCAGCATAACGTCGCCAACGCCCTGGTGACCCTGGCTGCAGCCCGGCATGTCGGCGTGGTACCGGCCATGGGCATTGCCGCGCTGAGCGCGTTCAAGAGCGTCAAGCGGCGTATGGAAAAGGTCGCCGAAGTGAACGGGATTACCATCTACGACGACTTCGCCCACCACCCCACGGCGATTGCCACCACCCTCGACGGCCTGCGCAAGCGCGTTGGCGATGCGCCGGTGATTGCGATTATCGAGCCGCGGTCCAACTCCATGAAGCTGGGCGCGCACCGTGATGGCCTGCCGGAAAGCGTCAACGATGCCGACCAGGTGGTGTGGTACGCGCCAGCCAACCTGGGTTGGGACCTGGCAGCCGTGGCCAGGCTTTGCACGGTGCCGTCGATTGTCAGCGACTCCCTGGAAGGCATCATCGAACGGGTCAAAAGCCAGGCCAAGCCCGGTACCCACGTGGTGATCATGAGCAATGGCGGCTTTGGCGGCCTGCACGGCAAACTCGCCGAGGCGCTGCAATGA